In Candidatus Bathyarchaeia archaeon, one DNA window encodes the following:
- a CDS encoding methionine adenosyltransferase, producing MRNIIVERLKQTPLEKQKLEIVERKGLGHPDYICDAIMEQISLHLSKEYLEKTGTILHHNVDKSLLVAGQSEVRFGGGSVKQPMLFVFGDRATTEFDGIKIDVEDIAINTAKEWFKKNMRFVDPERHVKYQVELKPGSASLVDIFKRGGKVPGANDTSAAVGYAPMTRTEKIVLKTEQFLNSKEFKNRHPASGEDIKVMGCRYNNNLNLTISMAFVDRYISSEEDYFEKKAKILEEIDKFVRSNSDFENINIQLNTLDVRGRGINGLYLTVLGTSADSGDSGQVGRGNRVNGLISLNRPFCSEAAAGKNPVSHVGKIYNVLTFKVAQHVYEEVPELEEVYIWLLSEIGRPIDQPAIAAAQVIMKEDGSIDKVRSKIASVLEYELEHIDKFCMELAQGKISIC from the coding sequence ATGAGAAACATAATAGTTGAAAGGCTTAAGCAAACTCCTCTTGAAAAACAGAAACTTGAAATCGTGGAAAGAAAAGGACTGGGACACCCGGACTACATCTGCGACGCAATAATGGAGCAAATTTCACTTCATCTAAGCAAGGAATACTTAGAAAAAACCGGCACAATACTCCATCATAACGTGGACAAATCACTGCTCGTCGCCGGACAATCCGAAGTTAGGTTTGGCGGAGGGTCTGTCAAACAGCCAATGCTTTTTGTTTTCGGAGATAGAGCAACAACGGAGTTCGACGGTATAAAAATAGACGTGGAAGACATAGCCATAAACACAGCAAAAGAATGGTTTAAGAAGAACATGCGTTTTGTAGATCCGGAAAGACATGTAAAGTACCAAGTTGAGCTAAAACCAGGCTCGGCAAGTCTCGTCGATATATTCAAGCGAGGAGGCAAGGTACCTGGGGCTAACGACACATCAGCAGCTGTGGGTTATGCCCCAATGACTAGAACAGAGAAAATAGTCTTAAAGACGGAACAATTTTTAAACTCTAAAGAATTCAAAAACCGCCACCCGGCATCTGGGGAAGATATAAAAGTTATGGGGTGTCGATACAACAACAATTTGAACCTTACTATTTCGATGGCCTTCGTTGACCGTTATATTAGCAGCGAAGAGGACTACTTCGAGAAAAAGGCCAAAATATTGGAAGAAATCGACAAATTTGTTAGATCCAACTCAGACTTTGAAAATATAAACATTCAACTAAATACCTTAGATGTTCGCGGCCGCGGAATTAATGGACTTTATTTAACCGTTTTGGGAACAAGTGCGGATAGCGGAGACTCTGGTCAAGTGGGTAGAGGAAACCGCGTGAATGGTTTAATCTCATTGAACCGCCCATTCTGTTCAGAAGCCGCCGCTGGAAAGAATCCAGTGAGTCATGTTGGAAAAATTTACAATGTTTTAACCTTCAAGGTTGCCCAACATGTATACGAGGAGGTCCCAGAACTAGAAGAAGTTTACATCTGGCTTTTAAGCGAAATTGGAAGACCCATAGACCAGCCAGCTATAGCAGCAGCGCAAGTAATAATGAAAGAGGACGGGTCTATAGACAAGGTTAGAAGCAAAATAGCATCAGTGCTAGAATACGAGTTGGAACATATAGACAAATTCTGCATGGAACTAGCTCAAGGTAAAATATCCATATGCTGA
- a CDS encoding CBS domain-containing protein, whose translation MLITGSLLRKMRLEAKLTQKRLAELVGVSQAHIAKIESGKVDPRLSTVNKILEVLAKNREKKCRDIMTKGVIFAKPSDSILKVSEIMVRHAISQLPVLNGSKVVGTITEEDIIRKLGSNIAEEKVESIMGPPLPVVSEDTSVSAIRPMLERRPGVLVARGRKIVGIITRSDLLKTIG comes from the coding sequence ATGTTGATTACAGGCTCTCTTCTTAGAAAGATGAGGCTTGAAGCAAAGCTAACCCAAAAAAGATTAGCAGAGCTTGTTGGGGTTTCACAGGCGCATATAGCAAAAATAGAGAGTGGAAAAGTTGACCCTAGACTTTCGACTGTTAATAAAATTTTGGAAGTTCTGGCCAAGAATAGGGAAAAGAAGTGCAGGGACATAATGACTAAGGGAGTTATTTTCGCAAAGCCAAGCGACAGTATATTAAAAGTAAGCGAAATAATGGTGCGTCATGCAATATCTCAGTTGCCAGTGTTGAATGGTTCTAAGGTTGTTGGCACAATTACCGAAGAGGACATAATACGTAAACTGGGCTCAAACATAGCAGAGGAGAAAGTCGAAAGTATCATGGGGCCTCCGTTACCTGTGGTTTCTGAAGATACAAGTGTGAGCGCAATACGTCCAATGTTAGAAAGACGGCCTGGGGTCTTGGTTGCAAGAGGTAGAAAAATTGTGGGTATAATAACTCGTTCTGATCTTTTAAAGACAATAGGGTGA
- a CDS encoding DHH family phosphoesterase codes for MQGSLQDFKQKAQHAIAQLRKEATKNVLVVHHDDADGLCSAAIIKKALEREGIAAETLCLEKVYTEVLAELHSREGVVLFYVDIGSSHADLISELNHGRDLTIILDHHDPKPSSDPKVFDLNLEHFGFKGETDFSGATCCYLFAKELDERNSDLSYLAIVGSSEIPEGFWSINELVLKEAIEKAIVREKGRNLEIPHLGINVDALFSKLQILGAVGYYEDGPEVGIKACLEGIDEVIEKKINVLEERRKEVNRKLLRRLYRGELKETEHIQWFDAEDMYRGMGTKVIGQFCSFLSYQTKLVKPNKYILGFVNVPQEIPKWGKLREKFVKASVRVPRLLQKMIDAGEMPGAVNLLEKASESFGMADGHQYAANVVLPKDKKLKLLENAEQILRQR; via the coding sequence ATGCAAGGGTCGCTTCAAGATTTTAAACAGAAAGCTCAACATGCAATAGCACAGCTTAGGAAAGAGGCAACAAAAAACGTTCTCGTGGTGCACCACGATGATGCTGACGGCTTATGTTCTGCTGCGATAATTAAGAAGGCGCTGGAACGTGAAGGAATAGCTGCGGAGACCCTCTGTTTAGAGAAAGTCTATACGGAGGTTCTAGCTGAATTGCATTCAAGGGAAGGAGTTGTACTTTTTTATGTTGATATAGGGTCCTCTCATGCTGATTTAATATCTGAGTTAAATCATGGTCGGGATCTCACCATAATACTTGACCATCATGATCCAAAGCCTTCGAGCGATCCAAAAGTTTTCGACTTAAACTTGGAGCATTTTGGCTTCAAAGGCGAAACCGACTTCTCAGGGGCAACATGCTGTTACCTTTTTGCTAAGGAATTGGATGAGCGGAACAGTGATTTGAGTTATTTAGCCATCGTTGGGAGCAGCGAAATTCCTGAAGGTTTTTGGTCAATAAATGAGCTTGTTTTGAAGGAGGCTATAGAAAAAGCGATCGTCCGGGAAAAGGGGAGAAATTTGGAAATTCCTCATCTAGGTATTAACGTTGATGCTTTATTCTCAAAACTGCAAATTCTCGGGGCAGTTGGATATTACGAAGATGGCCCGGAGGTGGGAATAAAGGCATGCTTGGAGGGCATTGATGAAGTCATTGAAAAGAAGATAAATGTTCTTGAGGAAAGACGCAAAGAAGTTAACCGTAAACTTTTGAGGAGACTCTACCGGGGCGAGTTAAAAGAAACGGAGCACATTCAGTGGTTCGATGCTGAAGACATGTACCGTGGTATGGGAACTAAGGTTATTGGACAGTTCTGCTCGTTCCTTTCGTATCAGACGAAACTGGTTAAGCCAAACAAATACATCCTGGGATTTGTTAATGTGCCGCAGGAAATCCCAAAGTGGGGAAAACTTAGGGAAAAGTTTGTAAAAGCCTCTGTGCGGGTTCCGAGGCTTTTGCAGAAAATGATCGACGCTGGAGAGATGCCCGGAGCTGTAAATCTTTTGGAAAAAGCCTCCGAATCCTTCGGAATGGCTGATGGTCATCAATATGCTGCGAACGTGGTTTTGCCCAAGGATAAAAAACTAAAACTTTTGGAAAACGCTGAACAAATATTGAGGCAGAGGTGA
- the truD gene encoding tRNA pseudouridine(13) synthase TruD: MRVPRLEKKLGIEVYATRSLGIGGVIRFFPEDFMVEEILVNGSKAEIFPTEIQVRDASSPIKRHLLCVLVKRNWETLQAVRAIARQLGVSVRQVGIAGLKDATAITAQHITIEGITMEDTRKVHINDIKIHPLGYFHAKLSPYYLLGNSFKITIRRISRSRTDLQERISSVLREIQALGGVPNFFGHQRFGTMRPITHLVGKALVKGKFQKAVMLFLAKPSPTEHPESRKAREELWKTQDFKKALEMFPKSLHYERLILRHLAKNPSDFVGAFRRLPLKLQRLFPQAYQAYIFNKILSRRIMKGLPINKAEVGDYVIEIEPSGLPNALRYKVVSRDTISEVNKAIENGKMLLAIPLAGFKQKFSQGIQGEIEKNVLEEEKVLLEKFKIKGFPELSLKGELRAALARIKEFFIHEVTSDEANPRKNKVVTSFMLYRGSYATILLRELMKPRNPIKAGF, from the coding sequence TTGCGTGTTCCAAGACTAGAGAAAAAGCTAGGAATAGAGGTTTACGCCACTCGCTCTTTAGGTATAGGGGGAGTTATTCGATTTTTTCCTGAAGACTTCATGGTAGAGGAAATCCTTGTAAACGGATCCAAAGCAGAAATCTTTCCAACAGAAATACAAGTCAGGGATGCGTCTTCCCCTATAAAGCGTCACCTGCTTTGCGTGCTAGTTAAGCGCAACTGGGAAACTTTGCAGGCTGTAAGGGCTATTGCACGACAGCTAGGCGTTAGCGTACGGCAGGTGGGCATTGCAGGGTTAAAAGACGCGACAGCCATAACAGCGCAACATATCACAATAGAGGGAATAACAATGGAAGATACTCGAAAAGTGCACATTAATGACATTAAGATACATCCCCTCGGCTATTTTCATGCCAAACTTTCACCCTATTACCTCCTCGGAAACTCCTTTAAAATCACTATACGTCGGATAAGCCGCAGCAGAACGGATCTGCAAGAACGGATATCAAGCGTTCTTAGAGAAATCCAGGCTTTGGGGGGCGTTCCAAATTTTTTCGGCCATCAACGCTTTGGGACCATGCGCCCAATAACACATCTAGTTGGAAAAGCTCTTGTTAAAGGGAAATTTCAAAAGGCAGTCATGCTTTTCCTTGCAAAGCCGAGTCCAACAGAGCATCCAGAATCCAGAAAAGCACGGGAGGAACTATGGAAAACGCAGGATTTTAAGAAGGCGCTAGAGATGTTTCCAAAGAGCTTGCATTATGAACGGTTAATTTTAAGGCACCTAGCGAAGAATCCAAGCGACTTTGTTGGAGCTTTTAGACGATTACCATTAAAGCTACAGAGACTCTTCCCCCAGGCCTACCAAGCTTACATCTTCAACAAAATCTTAAGCAGAAGAATAATGAAGGGACTCCCAATAAACAAAGCTGAAGTTGGAGACTACGTTATAGAGATTGAACCATCAGGACTTCCAAACGCCTTAAGATATAAAGTTGTGAGCCGGGACACAATTTCCGAAGTTAACAAAGCCATAGAAAATGGGAAAATGCTCTTAGCCATTCCTTTGGCTGGTTTTAAACAAAAATTCTCTCAAGGCATCCAAGGAGAAATCGAAAAAAACGTCTTAGAAGAGGAAAAAGTGTTACTAGAAAAATTCAAAATAAAGGGATTTCCAGAACTGAGCCTCAAAGGAGAGTTGCGTGCAGCATTAGCACGTATAAAAGAATTTTTCATACATGAAGTCACCAGTGATGAGGCAAACCCCCGCAAAAATAAGGTTGTCACGAGTTTTATGCTTTACAGAGGCTCATATGCCACGATTCTTCTACGGGAGCTTATGAAACCCCGAAATCCAATTAAAGCAGGCTTCTAG
- the pth2 gene encoding peptidyl-tRNA hydrolase Pth2, with protein sequence MDNFHYKQVIVIRADLKMSKGKIAAQAGHAAVSAAEEARKHNRNWFKAWMEEGQCKVVVKVNSEKELLELEKQAKELGLPCSLIVDRGLTEIPPGTVTCLGIGPAPSEKVEKITGKLPLL encoded by the coding sequence ATGGATAATTTCCATTACAAGCAAGTGATAGTAATCAGAGCAGACCTAAAGATGAGCAAAGGCAAAATAGCAGCCCAAGCTGGCCACGCGGCTGTTTCCGCTGCTGAGGAAGCCAGAAAACATAACAGGAATTGGTTCAAAGCTTGGATGGAGGAGGGCCAATGTAAGGTGGTTGTCAAAGTTAACAGCGAAAAAGAGCTTCTAGAACTGGAAAAACAAGCGAAAGAGCTTGGGCTTCCATGCTCATTGATAGTTGACCGAGGGCTCACAGAAATCCCCCCTGGAACTGTGACGTGTTTGGGAATAGGACCAGCACCATCCGAGAAAGTGGAAAAGATAACGGGGAAGCTTCCACTCCTATAG
- a CDS encoding NAD(P)/FAD-dependent oxidoreductase, which translates to MENFSEVMVIGGGPSGSFCALNLAKKAVIVTVFEEHSEIGVPCHCAGHLSINGLKNLELYPLPKGIVENIFYGAKIYSPKGSSFSIRFSSPITCTVNRILFDKYLSQLAERAGASYLLGTRVESLARREENVEVIASKEDRKTIKFSGKVVVDAEGASCRILRQAGLNPPKNFVYCVNAEVENVKDVEHDEVEVFLGNIYAPGFYAWLIPKKEENAKIGLGTRTGNPKALLKKFINKHPVASRKLGKAKILHKNYHIIPLGGPVKKAYSDRFIAVGDAASHVKPTTGGGVILGLNCARIAADVVADAVRSGDLSAKSLEIYQKRLKNFLGFDMQVMLEIRKILGLMSDEDINCFIEFCKKSFRENDFQNLRDLDFQGRLLIKALQKPKSVMVMAYLAALIFRNAFRL; encoded by the coding sequence ATGGAAAATTTTTCAGAAGTAATGGTCATTGGAGGGGGACCTAGCGGTTCCTTCTGCGCCTTAAACCTAGCAAAAAAGGCGGTTATCGTAACGGTTTTTGAAGAGCACAGCGAGATAGGTGTTCCATGCCACTGTGCTGGACACTTAAGTATTAACGGCCTAAAAAACCTTGAGCTTTATCCATTGCCAAAAGGAATCGTGGAAAACATATTTTACGGGGCAAAAATCTACTCGCCAAAGGGTTCAAGCTTTTCCATTCGCTTTTCCTCTCCGATCACTTGCACTGTAAACCGCATTTTATTTGACAAATACCTCTCGCAACTGGCTGAAAGAGCTGGTGCCAGTTACCTTCTAGGTACAAGAGTGGAATCTTTAGCACGCAGAGAAGAAAATGTTGAAGTGATTGCATCAAAAGAGGATAGGAAAACTATCAAGTTTTCTGGCAAGGTTGTCGTGGATGCAGAGGGTGCCTCTTGCAGAATTCTAAGACAAGCGGGTTTAAATCCGCCTAAAAATTTTGTTTACTGCGTTAATGCGGAGGTTGAAAATGTCAAGGATGTTGAACATGATGAAGTTGAGGTTTTTCTCGGAAACATTTACGCGCCTGGTTTTTATGCTTGGCTTATTCCTAAGAAAGAGGAAAACGCAAAAATCGGCCTTGGCACCAGAACCGGAAACCCCAAAGCATTACTCAAAAAATTCATAAATAAACACCCCGTCGCCTCCAGAAAATTAGGAAAAGCGAAAATTTTGCATAAAAACTACCACATAATTCCGTTAGGTGGACCGGTAAAGAAGGCATACTCTGATAGATTTATTGCGGTTGGTGACGCCGCCTCCCACGTGAAGCCCACCACTGGCGGCGGCGTTATACTTGGTTTAAATTGTGCCAGAATAGCAGCGGATGTTGTAGCGGACGCTGTAAGATCCGGAGATCTCTCCGCAAAATCCCTAGAAATTTACCAGAAGCGCCTCAAGAATTTTTTGGGATTTGACATGCAAGTGATGCTGGAAATCAGAAAGATTCTGGGTCTAATGTCTGATGAAGATATAAACTGCTTCATAGAATTTTGTAAGAAAAGTTTTAGGGAAAATGACTTTCAGAATTTAAGAGACTTGGATTTTCAAGGACGATTGCTTATTAAAGCCTTGCAAAAACCTAAAAGCGTCATGGTAATGGCATATCTTGCGGCACTAATCTTTAGAAACGCATTTAGGTTATGA
- a CDS encoding CDC48 family AAA ATPase yields the protein MSEKVNEVQLRVGDAKQRDVGRGIARIDQRTMQKLGISAGDVIEIVGKRTTSAIAWPAYSEDQNRDIIRIDGFTRKNAGVAINEYVIVRPAKVKEALSVTLAPVDMRLNVDEDFTNFVKNRLMERTLVEGDTTLVMMLGHAIPFVVTKTRPHGIVKVTADTKLTILSEPAPEGKGVPRTTYEDIGGLHEEIQRVREMVELPLRHPELFQRLGIEPPKGVLLHGPPGCGKTLLARAVANESEANFFSINGPEIMSKFYGESEARLREIFQQAQQNAPSIIFIDELDAIAPKREEVTGEVERRVVAQLLALMDGLSGRGNVIVIGATNRPNALDPALRRPGRFDREIEIGVPDKQGRYEILQIHTRGMPLAEDVDLKKLAEMTHGYTGADLAALCRETAMKALRRYLPQINLEEERIPPEVLEKMEVKMEDFLNAFKEITPTAMREVYIEVPTVHWDDIGGLEEVKQELKEAVEWPLKHPEIFKRMGIKPPKGILLYGPPGCGKTLLAKAVATESEANFITVKGPEVFSKWVGESEKAIREVFRKARMAAPAIIFFDEIDSLVPRRGLGFADSGVTERVISQLLTEMDGIVTLEDVVVIAATNRPDMVDPAVLRPGRFDRLIYVPEPDEKGRLQIFKIYTKNMPLAKDVNLEALAAMTKYYSGADIEAVCREAAMQALRRDINAKEVTMRDFEEALKRIGPSITPDMEKWYKSFMQQIRQVQKPATPVA from the coding sequence GTGAGCGAAAAAGTAAATGAAGTCCAGTTACGCGTTGGAGATGCAAAACAGAGAGATGTAGGTAGGGGAATCGCTCGAATAGACCAGAGGACAATGCAGAAACTTGGCATAAGCGCTGGTGACGTCATAGAGATAGTGGGTAAAAGAACAACGTCGGCTATTGCATGGCCAGCATACAGCGAAGACCAAAACCGTGACATCATACGCATAGACGGGTTCACACGAAAAAACGCGGGAGTAGCCATAAACGAATATGTCATAGTGAGACCTGCTAAGGTGAAAGAGGCACTTAGCGTAACCCTTGCACCTGTTGACATGCGCCTAAACGTAGACGAGGATTTCACAAACTTTGTCAAAAACCGCTTAATGGAAAGAACCCTCGTCGAGGGAGACACGACTCTTGTTATGATGTTGGGCCACGCCATACCATTTGTGGTGACGAAGACACGACCCCATGGCATAGTCAAAGTTACAGCTGACACGAAACTAACTATTCTGAGCGAACCAGCACCCGAGGGGAAGGGTGTTCCAAGGACTACTTATGAAGATATTGGAGGCCTCCATGAGGAGATCCAGAGAGTAAGAGAGATGGTGGAGTTGCCGCTAAGACATCCAGAGCTCTTCCAGAGACTTGGCATAGAACCACCCAAGGGAGTTTTACTTCACGGACCACCGGGGTGTGGCAAGACATTGTTAGCGAGGGCTGTGGCAAACGAGTCTGAAGCCAACTTCTTCAGCATAAATGGTCCAGAGATTATGAGCAAGTTTTACGGCGAATCAGAGGCGCGCCTCAGAGAAATCTTCCAGCAGGCTCAACAAAATGCCCCAAGCATAATATTCATAGATGAGCTGGATGCCATAGCGCCCAAGCGAGAGGAAGTGACAGGAGAAGTAGAGAGACGTGTTGTAGCGCAACTTCTTGCCTTAATGGACGGTTTGTCTGGAAGGGGAAACGTCATAGTGATAGGAGCGACAAACAGACCAAACGCGCTGGATCCAGCCCTCCGACGTCCAGGAAGATTTGACAGGGAGATCGAAATAGGAGTGCCCGACAAGCAGGGAAGATATGAAATCCTCCAAATCCACACGCGAGGGATGCCGCTGGCCGAGGATGTTGACCTCAAAAAGCTTGCGGAAATGACTCACGGATACACAGGTGCCGACTTAGCCGCACTCTGCAGAGAAACAGCCATGAAAGCATTGAGACGATATCTGCCGCAAATAAACCTTGAAGAAGAACGCATACCACCGGAAGTGCTAGAAAAAATGGAGGTTAAAATGGAAGACTTCCTAAACGCCTTCAAGGAGATCACGCCAACAGCCATGCGGGAAGTGTACATCGAAGTACCCACTGTCCACTGGGACGACATAGGAGGCCTAGAGGAAGTGAAACAGGAACTTAAAGAGGCCGTTGAATGGCCCTTAAAGCACCCTGAAATTTTCAAGAGAATGGGAATTAAACCACCAAAAGGGATACTTCTATACGGTCCTCCGGGCTGTGGTAAGACTCTTTTAGCCAAAGCGGTTGCAACAGAAAGCGAAGCCAACTTCATAACAGTTAAGGGCCCAGAGGTCTTTTCTAAATGGGTTGGAGAATCTGAAAAAGCTATAAGAGAGGTTTTCAGGAAAGCCAGAATGGCAGCACCAGCCATAATATTCTTTGATGAAATAGATTCCCTCGTGCCACGCAGAGGGCTTGGATTCGCTGACAGCGGTGTAACGGAACGCGTCATAAGCCAACTACTAACAGAAATGGATGGCATAGTGACGTTGGAGGATGTCGTTGTAATCGCCGCAACAAACAGGCCGGATATGGTTGACCCAGCGGTGCTCCGTCCAGGAAGATTTGACAGGCTTATATACGTGCCAGAGCCAGATGAGAAGGGAAGACTCCAGATTTTCAAGATATACACGAAAAACATGCCATTAGCGAAAGATGTAAACTTGGAGGCCCTGGCAGCCATGACAAAGTACTACTCGGGAGCGGACATAGAAGCCGTGTGCAGAGAGGCAGCTATGCAAGCATTAAGAAGGGACATAAATGCCAAAGAAGTTACGATGAGGGACTTCGAAGAAGCCCTAAAGAGAATAGGCCCATCAATAACACCGGACATGGAGAAATGGTACAAGAGTTTCATGCAACAAATTAGGCAGGTGCAGAAACCAGCCACACCAGTGGCGTAG
- a CDS encoding elongation factor 1-beta: MGSVVITYKIFPTDITVDFDELKKKIEASLPEFATIHGYGVEPVAFGLNALLCAVKIPEDKTGVLEELEKRLEQISEISQIQTLMVRRVSR; the protein is encoded by the coding sequence ATGGGAAGTGTTGTGATCACATATAAGATATTTCCAACAGATATAACCGTGGACTTTGATGAACTAAAAAAGAAAATTGAAGCCTCCCTGCCTGAATTCGCAACGATACATGGATATGGTGTGGAGCCTGTAGCCTTTGGTTTAAATGCCCTATTGTGCGCCGTCAAAATTCCGGAGGACAAAACTGGCGTTTTAGAGGAACTTGAGAAACGACTTGAGCAGATAAGTGAGATAAGCCAGATACAAACGTTGATGGTTAGAAGAGTCAGTAGATAA
- a CDS encoding zinc finger domain-containing protein has protein sequence MTLVTCTSCNKPIPPGVESTKFLCPNCGEILIRRCKKCRKFGRPYKCPKCGFVGP, from the coding sequence ATAACATTAGTCACATGCACAAGCTGTAACAAGCCCATTCCACCGGGGGTGGAGTCCACAAAATTTCTATGTCCAAACTGCGGTGAAATATTAATAAGACGTTGCAAAAAATGCAGAAAATTCGGCCGTCCCTATAAGTGTCCAAAATGCGGGTTTGTAGGCCCATGA
- the fen gene encoding flap endonuclease-1, whose amino-acid sequence MGVNLRDLVPKTPIKLEDLSGKSIAIDAYNALYQFLAIIRQPDGTPLKDSCGRITSHLSGLLYRTCNLLELGIKPIYVFDGTPPALKEVEIKRRMKAKEEALVKYEQALREGRIEEARMYAQATASLKDYMVEDSKRLLDLMGVPWVQAPSEGEAQAAHLVKRGDADYCASQDYDSLLFGAPRLVRNVTISGRRKLPGKNVYVEIEPEIVELERVLKECGITHEQLIDIGILIGTDFNPEGVRGLGPKTALKLIKEYGSLENALPHIKNAEFPVDPRQIKEIFLHPKVTDDYKIEWREPDIEGVVAFICHERDFSEDRVRKALEKAQKGLAKLKGKTTLEKWFG is encoded by the coding sequence TTGGGCGTTAATCTTCGTGACCTTGTCCCTAAAACCCCCATTAAACTTGAGGATTTAAGTGGCAAATCCATTGCGATAGATGCTTATAACGCACTTTACCAGTTTTTAGCAATAATTCGGCAACCTGACGGCACACCCTTAAAAGATAGCTGTGGTCGCATAACAAGTCATCTGAGTGGCTTACTTTATAGAACATGCAACCTCCTCGAATTGGGCATTAAGCCTATTTATGTCTTTGATGGGACTCCACCAGCATTGAAGGAAGTTGAAATTAAAAGACGTATGAAGGCAAAGGAAGAGGCTTTAGTGAAGTATGAGCAAGCTCTAAGAGAGGGCAGAATCGAAGAGGCGCGGATGTACGCTCAAGCCACTGCAAGCCTCAAAGACTACATGGTGGAAGATAGCAAACGTCTACTGGATTTAATGGGAGTTCCATGGGTTCAAGCTCCAAGTGAGGGAGAAGCTCAAGCAGCTCATTTAGTCAAGCGTGGAGATGCAGATTATTGTGCAAGCCAGGACTATGATAGTTTGCTTTTCGGTGCTCCGAGGCTTGTCAGAAATGTGACTATTTCTGGAAGGCGAAAGCTTCCTGGAAAGAACGTGTACGTGGAGATAGAGCCCGAGATCGTGGAGCTTGAGCGTGTTTTAAAGGAGTGCGGCATAACCCATGAACAATTGATTGACATTGGCATTCTGATTGGAACCGATTTTAATCCCGAGGGTGTAAGGGGACTAGGGCCAAAAACAGCTTTAAAGCTCATAAAAGAGTACGGCAGCTTGGAAAATGCACTGCCCCACATTAAAAATGCGGAGTTCCCGGTGGATCCTCGACAGATTAAGGAGATTTTTCTACATCCAAAGGTTACAGACGACTACAAGATAGAGTGGAGGGAGCCGGACATTGAAGGCGTCGTAGCTTTCATTTGTCATGAGAGGGATTTTTCAGAGGATCGCGTTAGGAAAGCCCTTGAGAAAGCACAGAAGGGTTTGGCAAAGCTTAAGGGAAAAACAACATTGGAAAAGTGGTTCGGGTGA